One Cicer arietinum cultivar CDC Frontier isolate Library 1 chromosome 8, Cicar.CDCFrontier_v2.0, whole genome shotgun sequence DNA segment encodes these proteins:
- the LOC101492941 gene encoding brassinosteroid-responsive RING protein 1 translates to MGFPTEIVLPKVFVHLLTVLGLIRKLVTILSLNSDIEILSVVNFSDLKLSVVDCSPHSPCSVCLYDFKPEDEIRRLTNCRHIFHRTCLDRWMGYDHKTCPLCRTPFLLPNPTQSITCKIPF, encoded by the coding sequence ATGGGGTTTCCTACAGAGATAGTGTTGCCAAAGGTGTTTGTACATCTCCTTACCGTATTGGGTTTGATCAGAAAACTCGTTACCATCCTGAGTCTCAATTCGGACATTGAAATACTTTCTGTGGTAAACTTCTCCGACTTGAAACTGTCGGTTGTAGACTGCTCTCCTCATAGCCCCTGTTCCGTCTGCCTCTACGATTTCAAACCAGAGGATGAGATCCGACGGCTCACAAACTGCCGTCACATTTTTCACAGAACCTGCCTTGACCGTTGGATGGGTTACGATCACAAGACATGCCCTTTGTGTCGTACACCCTTCTTACTTCCTAATCCTACCCAATCCATCACATGCAAGATACCTTTCTAG